The Mangrovibacillus cuniculi sequence TCTGCTCTAATAGTATCAGTAGCAAGAGAAGAAAAACGTTCTTTCATAAGTCCATATTGAGTCATTACTTTTAGATTAGGCGCATCTAATTGTGAAAATAACTCATGCTGACAACATGGAACGCTTAAAATAACATCCGCTCCCCAATTGACAGCTTTACTAAGTGCCATATCTGTAGCCACGTCACAAGCATGTAGTGTCACAACCATGTCAATTTTAGCATCTTCCTGGTAATCGTTAATATCACCAACTAAAAACTCTAACTTTTCATAGTTTAAATCTTGAGCTATCAATTGACATTCTGTTATGACGTCTTTTTTTAAATCTAAACCTGTAACACGTATATCATATCCTTTATCGATATGTAAGTAATGGTATAGAGCAAATGTTAAATAAGACTTGCCAGAACCGAAATCTAAAATACGAATTGTTCTATCTTTAGGTAAATACTCGAGGGAGTCTTCAATAAATTCTAAGAAACGATTAATTTGCTTAAATTTATCGTATTTCTGTTTTTTTATTTTCCCATCAGCAGACTGCACCCCTAATCTTACTAAAAATGGGATTGGATCTTCATCTGATAATAAGTAATTCTTTTTTCTATTATGTTCTAAAGAAATTTCTTTTTTCTCTGTCTGGTTAGACTTACAAACAACTTTAAATTTTTTAGATATTTGTACTTGAATAGTCTCATTATCTAATTGGATGAAAGCTTGTCTATATTGTTCTAATATCTCATTTATTTTTTCAGGCAAACCATTTAGAGAGATATTTTCATGACTGATGGTCTGATCTGTTTGATACTCAAACTGAAGATAGTAAGATTCTTTAATTTGAACAGGCTTAATTTTGATTCTTTTCACTTCTGAAGACTTCATTCGTGGCTGACTAATTGTTGCTGCAACCAGTCTTTTTTGTCTCAAATCATTTAATAACCTTTCAACTAACTCAGGAAAATTCATTTCAATAGTTCCTTTCTAACCTATGTTTAATACAGCAGCTTTCTTTTCTAAATTGTCATATTGCTTGATGTCAAATTCACAAGAAGTAGCTTGATTTATTTCCCACTTTCCTTCTTCATAAGTCCATTGTCCCTTACTTGTGAATGTTGCGTTGCCAATCAACTCGACCCAAGGGTTTTCAGAAGTATGAGCCAAGCATTGAACCATGCCTTTATCCGTTATTACTGTAATTGGTGTATTTGGAACTACCTTTTTTGCTACTGTTGCAACAAATACAGTGGCTGACATCGCAGTTCCACAAGCATTCGTAAATCCTACACCTCTCTCGTATGTTCTAACAAATAATTTGTTATTTGATAAAACTCGAACAAAACTAACGTTTACCCCATCTGGAAATAATGGATTCTGTCCATTCACATATTCTGAGATTTCTTTTTGTAAATTGGAGTTAAGCTCCTCTTGATCAACAAATGTAATTAAATGAGGATTGGGTACCGCAACAGCAGAGAATAATAAGTTTTTTGATAACTTGTCAATAGGTTGTTGAATGAAAGGAGAAGGTTTGTAGTTAAAAGGTAGTGCATCATTATCAAAAACAATTGGAGAAATTTCTACCCCGTAAGTTTCTACACCTTCAGAAATATCTTCATGCTTTCGGCAAGTTAGATTTGCTTTCATAGTCTCTATTACAACGGATTCTTTTCCTAGTTCTTCACAGACATATCTAGCTACGCATCGCAGTCCATTTCCACACATAGAAGCCTCACTACCGTCCGCATTTATTACGCGGTACTTAGCGTCTGCAACAGTACTTTCTGTTACAAATAGTATACCGTCAGCTCCACCATATGAATGAGTTCTGTCGCATAACGTTAATGCAGCTTCTTTTCTTTGATTTTCATTCCATTTGATAGAATACTTTCTTTCGTCTACAATAAAGAAATCGTTTTTTGATCCATGACACTTAATATAAGGTCCGTACATCATCATCACTCCTTATCCGTAAGAATGCCATATGATGGCCTGTTACGCAACTTTACTTACTTTATAAAAGGACTGGTAGTAAATGAGAAGAGAAAGAAATCAACGTTACAAATTAGTTTTTCAAATCGATAACGTGGAGAAAGATGTCGTTTTACACCCTAACAAAGGGTATAGAATTGCTGTAATTGTGATAGTTAAATCGAAACCATCTAACGAATCCCTCCATCAAGGTGTTGTTCACGTAGACTTTAATCATACGGAAGCGTTTCCTTCTCCTGCAGATTTAGCAACTCTTCCAGGCGGAAATGTCATGAAGATGCAAGTATATGCTGAGATAAAGAAATACATTAAGCCGCAAATCCCCTACTTAATTCCGAACAATTAATAAAGGTGAAGCGATTTACGAGATCGCTCCACCTTTATAGTTAATTGACCATTTCCTCCAATGATGGATCTAACAATTGATCTGCCCAAACAGCAGATTCTTTGTAAAAAGTATTGAGATATACATTATTTATATTTTTCCTTCCGCTTAATTGATCGGAGTTGATTACATTACCTTTTTCCATCTGTTTAACAACTGATAGAACAACGTTCATTTTAGTTTGTTGCCCTTTTAAAGAATCAGTTATATCATCTTGCAATGGCAATTCTTCTAATATAGATTCCATCGGTATTCCTAAGATTACATCCATCAAGGAAAACAAACCGGTTAAGAAATAACTAGAACTTTGTCTTTCCCCATTATGTGATGCAATTAATTCGCACATTCTTCCACGCATTAAACTCATTTTCAACAGTTCGACAGAAGGTCCCGATAATTTGGACTTCTGATCTCTAACAGCCAACACATAGATCCATTTACGAACCTCAATAAATCCTAGTAAGACGATAGCTTGTTGAATAGAACTTATTTTATGTTTCGGTCGGAATGAAGGTGAATTAATTAGTTTTAAAAGTTTATAGGATAGCGATAAATCCTTTTCAATTAGAGTTGCTACAACTTTTACATCCGGAACTGTCGTAGTCAGATATTGTAATAATGGTAAGTAAGATTGAAAATAGGATGGTACGTCTCTTGATGAAACAATGAATGGTTTACTAAAGAAGTATCCTTGAAAAAGAGAATACCCATGCTTTATTGCATCCAAATAGTCATCAAGTGATTCTATCTTTTCTGCTAATAATACAATATTAAGCTTTTTTGCTAAACCTTCCACTTGTCTTCTTTCACTTAGGGTCGAATGAACAAAATCTACCTTTACATAATCTGCAGACTTTAAAAGTTTTAAGTAACGTTCATTAGTATCTTTTAGAATAAAATCATCCAAGGCAATCTTATACCCTAATCTCTTTAGCTCTTCTATAGTAGATAAGATCTCTTTACTTGGTTCTACAGACTCTAATATTTCGATTACCAAATCTCGAGGAGAAAAATAAGTAGGTAACTTTAACTTCAACAGATTTTCTGTAAAGTTAACAAAGCAAGGTAAACCATTTGAGAGCTTGTCTATACCAATATTCAAAAAACTATTGATTATCACATCAGTAGTAGCTTGATCTCCATCAATGTGAGGAAATGTATTATCCTGATTATTTCTATACAATAGTTCATATGCATATACATCTTTATTCTTATTGAATATTGGTTGTCTAGCAACAAATACCTCCAAGCCAGTCACCTCCTAATTTATGAAATGCAACTTTAGTCTTAATTATTGGATAATATTAGAATATCTAAGTTTTTACGTTTCGTAAAGTATTTAGTAGCAGATTTTCCATCGGCGATATGTTACTACGCAAAAAAAAAGACTGTTTAAAAAGTAACGAGTTACTTTTCAAACAGTCTCTACCAAATTAGTGAATGATTGCTTGCGCAACAATCGCTAATAAGAATAGGAATGATACGATATACATTGTCCTACTAACTTCCTTACCTTTCCCCTCAATCCACTTAATAATTGGATAAGCTACAAAGCCCATCGCAATTCCGTCTGCGATACTAAACGTAAACGGGATAACGAATATCATTAAAGCTGTAGGGAAGGATTCGGAAAACGACGACCAATTCACATCTTTCGCATGCGCTAACATCAGCGTACCTATGATGATTAAGATAGGTGCAATAGAAGCACTTGGAATATAGCCGATTACTGGTAAAAAGAATAAAGTTCCAAAGAAAAGTACTCCAGTAACAATTGTCGTTATACCAGTTCTTCCGCCTGATGTGATAGCAGCTGCCGTTTCTACAGTAGCTACCGTTGGAGAAGTTCCGAAGATACCAGATAGCATAGCAGATATTCCGTTTGCTTTTAAAGCAGGACGAACAATCTCAGGTCGTCCTAACATACCTGCATGGCCAACAACTAATCCAATGTTTTCAAATGTCGTAATCATAAACATGGCAAACACAGCCAACCAAAAAGCAGTCGTGAAAATGGCATCAAAAGACATAGCCATAAAAACGTCGCCAAATGAAGCAATAGAAGTCGTTTGGTCTGCAGCGTTCATTTCCACACCAAAGATGAAAGAAAATACCACTCCAGCTATAATGGTCCATAAGAATAAACCTGGCGTTTGACGAATGAATACAAAAACAGTAACAACCAAGCTAGCTAATGTAGCTAAAACAGTAGGATCTGAAAAAGATCCAATTGCTACGATACTCTGCTCTCCTCGTACAATTATCCCACCACTTTCTAATCCGATAAAAGCAAGGAACAATCCAAGACCGATTGTAATACCTGCTTTCAAACTAGAGGGAATGGATTCACTGATGATTTTCGTAGCTTTTGTAAATGTAAGGATAGTAAAAAATAATCCTGCTACAAATACAGCTGCTAACGCTTCTTGCCATGACAGTCCCATTGAATGTACTAAAGTGTACGTAAACAGTGCATTAATTCCCATTCCAGGAACAATAATGATCGGACTGTTAGACATGATTCCCATCATAATACAACTCACACCTGAAGTGACAATTGTCGCCATTACTGCTGCATCGAGAGGCATTCCTGCGTCCGATAATATAAGTGCATTTACAATAACAATGTAAACAATGGTGAAATATCCAATGAGACCAGCAAGGATCTCTCGTTTCATTGTAGTGTCATGCGCTTCTAAAGAGAAAAATTTATTCATCCTCTTTCCTTCTTTTGTTGTAATAGCCCTCTCCCTACCCGCTTCTTACACATTTGTAGAAGCCACGGAATGTATTGTATCAAACAGACGGAAGAAAAGAAAGGTCGATTACTGGAAACGCTAACTTTTCTTACGCTATAAAAAGTGCTTAGGACAAAGCCCAAAATGACTGCACAGGGATTTCCGCTGCAGGGGGACGCTTTCCACGGGGCGCCCGTCGAGCCTCCTCGTCGCTGAAAAACGCTCCTGTGGGGTCTCGACGAACCGCTATATTCCCGTAGGAGTCGCCCCCTTCCGCTCCAATCCCAAATATTAATATTGATAAAGCACTAGATCTGCAGTAATGAAGACTAGAATAATCAATTACGATTAACGCAAAAAAAAAAAGGTACATTAAAAATGAATGTACCTTTTCTAGTTATGTCTCAGCCTCTATTACTAATTTATCCTAATTGTTTTAATACATTACCCATTTCAATTGCACTAACAGCTGCTTCCCAACCTTTGTTTCCTGCTTTTGTTCCTGCTCTCTCAATGGCTTGTTCAATAGTGTCCGTCGTTACAACACCAAAAATAACTGGTACACCACTGTTCATTCCAGCAGAGGCAACCCCTTTTGCGACCTCATTACATACATAATCATAGTGAGTTGTCGCACCGCGAATAACAGCTCCTAATGTTACAACAGCGTCATACTTTCCGGAATCAGCTAGTTTTTTCGCTACTAATGGAATTTCAAAGGCACCTGGTACCCATACAACTGTTACATTTTCTTCCTCTACTCCGTGACGTTTAAATGCATCTTCAGCACCGCCTAATAATTTTCCGGTGATAAATTCATTAAATCTTCCTACTACAATCGCCACATTTAAACCAGTACCTACTAAATGACCTTCTACAATTTTCTTCATTTCTATCTCTCCCTTAATGTTGTAGTAAATGACCTAGCTTAGATTTTTTTGTTTCCATATACTGTTGATTCGCTTCTTTTGAAGGCATTATGATAGGAACACGCTCTACTATTTCTAATCCATGTCCTTTTAGCCCTGTAATCTTACGAGGATTATTAGTCAGTAACTTCATTTTGCGCACTCCTAGCTCATATAACATCTGCGCACCCATTCCGTAATCCCTTAAATCATCTTTAAACCCTAATGATTCGTTTGCTTGAACCGTATCAAGACCCTGTTCTTGAAGTTTATAAGCTTTTAACTTATTAATAAGTCCAATTCCTCTACCTTCTTGGCGAAGATAAAGCAATACACCTTTTTCCGATTCTTCAATTTGTTTAATAGCAGCATGGAGTTGTGGCCCACAATCACAGCGTTGGCTAAAGAAGACATCACCTGTTAAACACTCTGAATGAACTCGAACAAGAGGAGTGTCACCTTCTTGTATATCACCTTTTACTAATGCAACATGTTCTTTTCCATCTAATTCGCTAGTAAATCCAACCATCTTAAAATTACCAAAGTCAGTAGGCAATTGAATCGTTTCTTCTTTTGTTACCCATGTTTCATGTTTACGACGATATTCTATTAAATCTTGAATGGTAATCAACTTATATCCTTTTTCAACAGCTAATTTTTGTAAGTCTGGTAGGCGAGCCATCGTTCCATCTTCATTCATAATTTCACAAATAATGCCTCCAGGTTTAAAACCTGATAAACGCGCTAAGTCGACAGCAGCTTCTGTATGACCAGCTCTTCGAATGACGCCACCTTCTCTTGCAACTAGAGGGAAGATATGTCCTGGTCGTTTAAGTTGAATTGGTTTTGTATCTTCTGCCACTAATGACTGAATCGTAAATGAACGCTCGAATGCGCTTATTCCTGTGGTAGAATTCTCGTGATCGACACTAATTGTAAAGGCTGTACCATGAGGGTCTGTATTATTGGTCGTCATTGGTACTAGGTCTAATTCTTTTGCTCTTTGTTCCGTGATAGGAGCGCAAATTAACCCTCTACCTTCTTTGGCCATCGTGTTAATCATTTCAGGAGTAGCTAGTTCAGCAATTCCTACAAAGTCTCCTTCATTTTCACGGTCTTCATCATCAACTACGATAATCATTTTTCCTTGTTTTAAATCAGCCAATGCATCTTCAATAGTCGAAAACATCTAAACACCTCTTTAGTATCCATTATTTTGGAGAAAATCCATTGTAATGCCTGATTTCTCTGGCGTGCTTCGTTGTTTTTTTTCTAGCATTTGTTGAATGTATTTCGCCATCATGTCACATTCAATATTTACTTCTTCTCCTACTTTTTTCTTTGCAGTTATGATTTCATCTTGCGTATGAGGGATCAAGGAGATCGTAAACGAATCATCTGTTAATCCAAAGATGGTTAGACTCGTTCCATCCACACAAACAGAACCTTTCATGATCATCCAATCAGTCAGATGACTTGGTACTTGTATGTCAACTTGAAGTGCATTATCTCGAGTTTGTCTTCTAATAATCTTCCCTACTCCATCGACGTGTCCTGAAACAAAATGACCGCCAAATCTTCCGTTTGCAGCCATAGCACGTTCTAGGTTTACATAATCTCCTACTCGTAAACTTTTAACTGTTGTTGCCTTAACAGTTTCCGGCATCACATCTACAGAAAAAGAATTGTTTGTGAAATTCGTTACTGTC is a genomic window containing:
- a CDS encoding class I SAM-dependent methyltransferase, which gives rise to MNFPELVERLLNDLRQKRLVAATISQPRMKSSEVKRIKIKPVQIKESYYLQFEYQTDQTISHENISLNGLPEKINEILEQYRQAFIQLDNETIQVQISKKFKVVCKSNQTEKKEISLEHNRKKNYLLSDEDPIPFLVRLGVQSADGKIKKQKYDKFKQINRFLEFIEDSLEYLPKDRTIRILDFGSGKSYLTFALYHYLHIDKGYDIRVTGLDLKKDVITECQLIAQDLNYEKLEFLVGDINDYQEDAKIDMVVTLHACDVATDMALSKAVNWGADVILSVPCCQHELFSQLDAPNLKVMTQYGLMKERFSSLATDTIRAELLKLIGFEAQLLEFIDLEHTPKNILIRAYKTNKRATEQQIVEYKQFVSMLGAKPFLQRELFGEEEVSLLLTDNFLDANRKIL
- the dapF gene encoding diaminopimelate epimerase; amino-acid sequence: MMMYGPYIKCHGSKNDFFIVDERKYSIKWNENQRKEAALTLCDRTHSYGGADGILFVTESTVADAKYRVINADGSEASMCGNGLRCVARYVCEELGKESVVIETMKANLTCRKHEDISEGVETYGVEISPIVFDNDALPFNYKPSPFIQQPIDKLSKNLLFSAVAVPNPHLITFVDQEELNSNLQKEISEYVNGQNPLFPDGVNVSFVRVLSNNKLFVRTYERGVGFTNACGTAMSATVFVATVAKKVVPNTPITVITDKGMVQCLAHTSENPWVELIGNATFTSKGQWTYEEGKWEINQATSCEFDIKQYDNLEKKAAVLNIG
- a CDS encoding EAL and HDOD domain-containing protein; translated protein: MEVFVARQPIFNKNKDVYAYELLYRNNQDNTFPHIDGDQATTDVIINSFLNIGIDKLSNGLPCFVNFTENLLKLKLPTYFSPRDLVIEILESVEPSKEILSTIEELKRLGYKIALDDFILKDTNERYLKLLKSADYVKVDFVHSTLSERRQVEGLAKKLNIVLLAEKIESLDDYLDAIKHGYSLFQGYFFSKPFIVSSRDVPSYFQSYLPLLQYLTTTVPDVKVVATLIEKDLSLSYKLLKLINSPSFRPKHKISSIQQAIVLLGFIEVRKWIYVLAVRDQKSKLSGPSVELLKMSLMRGRMCELIASHNGERQSSSYFLTGLFSLMDVILGIPMESILEELPLQDDITDSLKGQQTKMNVVLSVVKQMEKGNVINSDQLSGRKNINNVYLNTFYKESAVWADQLLDPSLEEMVN
- a CDS encoding NCS2 family permease, which gives rise to MNKFFSLEAHDTTMKREILAGLIGYFTIVYIVIVNALILSDAGMPLDAAVMATIVTSGVSCIMMGIMSNSPIIIVPGMGINALFTYTLVHSMGLSWQEALAAVFVAGLFFTILTFTKATKIISESIPSSLKAGITIGLGLFLAFIGLESGGIIVRGEQSIVAIGSFSDPTVLATLASLVVTVFVFIRQTPGLFLWTIIAGVVFSFIFGVEMNAADQTTSIASFGDVFMAMSFDAIFTTAFWLAVFAMFMITTFENIGLVVGHAGMLGRPEIVRPALKANGISAMLSGIFGTSPTVATVETAAAITSGGRTGITTIVTGVLFFGTLFFLPVIGYIPSASIAPILIIIGTLMLAHAKDVNWSSFSESFPTALMIFVIPFTFSIADGIAMGFVAYPIIKWIEGKGKEVSRTMYIVSFLFLLAIVAQAIIH
- the ribE gene encoding 6,7-dimethyl-8-ribityllumazine synthase; amino-acid sequence: MKKIVEGHLVGTGLNVAIVVGRFNEFITGKLLGGAEDAFKRHGVEEENVTVVWVPGAFEIPLVAKKLADSGKYDAVVTLGAVIRGATTHYDYVCNEVAKGVASAGMNSGVPVIFGVVTTDTIEQAIERAGTKAGNKGWEAAVSAIEMGNVLKQLG
- a CDS encoding bifunctional 3,4-dihydroxy-2-butanone-4-phosphate synthase/GTP cyclohydrolase II, yielding MFSTIEDALADLKQGKMIIVVDDEDRENEGDFVGIAELATPEMINTMAKEGRGLICAPITEQRAKELDLVPMTTNNTDPHGTAFTISVDHENSTTGISAFERSFTIQSLVAEDTKPIQLKRPGHIFPLVAREGGVIRRAGHTEAAVDLARLSGFKPGGIICEIMNEDGTMARLPDLQKLAVEKGYKLITIQDLIEYRRKHETWVTKEETIQLPTDFGNFKMVGFTSELDGKEHVALVKGDIQEGDTPLVRVHSECLTGDVFFSQRCDCGPQLHAAIKQIEESEKGVLLYLRQEGRGIGLINKLKAYKLQEQGLDTVQANESLGFKDDLRDYGMGAQMLYELGVRKMKLLTNNPRKITGLKGHGLEIVERVPIIMPSKEANQQYMETKKSKLGHLLQH
- the ribE gene encoding riboflavin synthase — translated: MFTGIIEETGKITQIKPGAESLSMTIQATKILHDVHLGDSIAINGICLTVTNFTNNSFSVDVMPETVKATTVKSLRVGDYVNLERAMAANGRFGGHFVSGHVDGVGKIIRRQTRDNALQVDIQVPSHLTDWMIMKGSVCVDGTSLTIFGLTDDSFTISLIPHTQDEIITAKKKVGEEVNIECDMMAKYIQQMLEKKQRSTPEKSGITMDFLQNNGY